The Candidatus Methylomirabilota bacterium genome segment GTGCCCGGCCGCGCGCAGGGGATCGAGCTCGCTCGGCGGACCGCTGGGCCCCGCGGCGAGAATCTTCACGGCTTCTTGCAGATCACGTTGAGGACGACCTGGCGCTTCTCTTCCTGAACGATGCGGAGCCCGCGCCGGAGCGCCGCCGGCAGGGCGGTGGGATCCTCGATCTTCTCGCCGTGGCCGCCCGAGGCCCGGCAGATCATCTCGTAGTCCGGCGACGGCTCGAGCGCGGTGAGCGGCATGGTGTCGGTGCGCACCGCCCAGCCGTCGCGCGCGTAGGTCTGCACCGCGCGCTTCACCGCGTTCCACGTGCGGTTGTTGAAGACCACGAACAGCACCGGCAGGTTGTAGGCCCGCGACACGAAGTGCGACGCGGTGGGCGAGCCGAAGATGTAGGCGCCGTCGCCCACGCAGCAGATCACGTTGTGGTCGGGGACGGCCAGCTTGGCCCCGAGCGCGGCGCCGAGCCCCCAGCCGAGCCCGCCCGAGGGCGGAGCCGCGAAGTAGCTGCCCGGCCGCGTGAACGTGCACTGGGTGGCGTCGAGATCGTACTCGTTGACCACGATCGTGCGGTCGTCCACGACCTCGCCGATCGCCCGCGACAGCCACAGCATGTCGACGGGGGTGTCGGCGCGGAGGCTCTCCGCCTTGGCCCGCGCGGCCTCGCGGCGATGGGTCCCGGCCTGCGTCCACCGCTGTCGCCGCGCGCTCACCGCGGCGCGGTCCACCCGCTTGCCGATGGCGTCGGCCAGCGCGGCCAGCGACAGCCGCGGGGTGCCGGCCAGCGCGGCGTCTATCGGGAAGCCGCGCACCGGGTAGCGCGAGAAGAGCGGGTCCACGCCCAGGTGGATCACGCGCGTCTCCGGCCTCGGGCGCTTCACCTGCGGGAACCACGGCACGTCGGACTCGATGACCAGGATGGCGTCCGCCTCGTCGAGGTGCGGGGCCGCCTCGAACCCGCCGTGCAGGTCGTGATCCTGCGGGAAGTTCACGTAGGTGTGGAACTGGTCGAAGACGGGGGCCCCGAGCGACTCGGCCAGACGCACCAGCGCGGGCACCGCCGCCGGGTCGCGGCCGGCCGCCTTGGTGATGATGATCGGGTTGCGGGCGCCGGCCAGGATGGCCGCGACCTCGTCCACCGCGGCGGGATCCGGCAGCGTCGCGGCCGGCACCGCGGCGCGCGGCG includes the following:
- a CDS encoding thiamine pyrophosphate-requiring protein, producing MTKRATVESTADAYLELLAARGVEYFFANAGTDFAPIIEAYARRSAQGQASPRPITVPHEVPAVAMAHGYTMVTGRPQVVMVHVIVGAGNAAGGVINAARSNLPVLFSAGRNPITEAGADGSRDRPIHWAQEAFDQAGMLREFVKWDYELKRFDQLETVVDRALTLAQSEPRGPVYLTLPREVLAERHDAIEYSDPPRAAVPAATLPDPAAVDEVAAILAGARNPIIITKAAGRDPAAVPALVRLAESLGAPVFDQFHTYVNFPQDHDLHGGFEAAPHLDEADAILVIESDVPWFPQVKRPRPETRVIHLGVDPLFSRYPVRGFPIDAALAGTPRLSLAALADAIGKRVDRAAVSARRQRWTQAGTHRREAARAKAESLRADTPVDMLWLSRAIGEVVDDRTIVVNEYDLDATQCTFTRPGSYFAAPPSGGLGWGLGAALGAKLAVPDHNVICCVGDGAYIFGSPTASHFVSRAYNLPVLFVVFNNRTWNAVKRAVQTYARDGWAVRTDTMPLTALEPSPDYEMICRASGGHGEKIEDPTALPAALRRGLRIVQEEKRQVVLNVICKKP